The sequence CTGTTAACAGCTGCTCCTCCTAAGCTCCAGACTTGGGTACCTGACACTTTGAGAAAAGGTATTATCAGCCGGCTGTACCTCAATTTAATGATGCTGTTTGTCATCTCCAGGATGCTGTCAAAATTATGGCTAAGGATTTGGTCCGAACGCGGCGATATGTGAAGAAGTTCATACTGATGAAGGCAAACATCCAGGCCGTGTCTCTAAAGATCCAGACCCTAAAGTCTAACAACTCCATGGCCCAGGCTATGAAAGGGGTTACTAAAGCCATGGCCACCATGAACAGACAGGTACAGAGCAGCTCATCTTTACCATTCTGAGCGTCATTAGGAGTCACTGCTGAGAAGCACAGGGCTACAAATGTGATGATTAAAGTggctgtccgggttcagagctgtacccggacatacccttattttcacccaggcagcccccctgaggctagcatcggagcatctcatgttccgatgtgctcccttgccctgcgctaaatcgcgcagggcaaggtctcttttgtttttaataacacactgccgggcggaaacttccgcccggcagtgtgttcggtgacgtcaccggctctgacgggcaagctttagcgctgccctagtcgttttactggctagggcagcgctaaatcccgcccatctggcagccccatggagagccctggtacgtcactggatctccaaaaaatgcctttgccctgcgcgatttagcgcagggcaaaggagagcagcggagcatgaactgctccgatgctcaagtcaggggggctgccggggtgaaaatggagttctgtccgggttcagctctgaacccggacaacccctttaacagtgtatgGTGGAAATCCCAgccgttgcaaaactacagcccccagcatgtttTGACAGCCAAAGGCTGGTGTCTGGGATGAAGTGTTTTTGCACTTATGGCACAAACTACAACAGGTTCAGTTTATGGAACATTGCGGCAGTAGCAGGTCTACATGGTCAGATATTGCATTTTTGACCCAGCAGAGCCGCTAGTTTATTAGTCATGGACTCCATATCACAGGGGCAACAGAAGCTTGTCTATAGTCAGAGGATTCTTTTAAGTGGCTCCCCATATCTCAGATTCTGGGATATTGGGTTTAACTACAGTCATCTCTAAAGTTTTTGTGTTCAGCTGGAGCTAGGTTGGAGCCAGAGTGGTTAGAAATGTCTCACTGGCTCCTACCATCTTACCACAGTATTTCTCTTCTCTCGCTTTCTGAGTTTTGGAGATTTCTTCTTCCGTCTTTTATTATTCCTGCATTTTCTTGTAGTTGAAGCTTCCTCAGATCCAGAAGATAATGATGGAATTTGAAAAGCAATCAGAAATTATGGACATGAAGGAGGAAATGATGAATGATGCCATTGACGACGCCATGGGTGACGAAGACGATGAAGAGGAGACGTACGTAGACACGTTCTAAAATGTGGTGTCATTCAGAGTTTAgcatttttttagcatttataataTGGAACCCCATcaactttaagaccttgtctttaGATGTTTTGTCTCATTACAAACATCATCCCTTGTCCACAGGATagagggataagtgtctgatggtTGGGGGTCATGTGTTCCCATCTTTGAACTGAGCGGTGGTCATGCATGCGTACTGCTGCTTCATTCAGCTCTGTGAGTTGGACCCCCgctaatcagacacttatcccttaTTGTGCGGTTAATTGTTTGTAATAGAAcaaccccttttaacccctttcctACCAGCGGCGTAGAGCGCTGGAGCGATGGGCAAGCATGGCGCCCGCTCGGTAGTAATGCTATTCgcggtaattaaagcctttagatgctatGATCAAGTGAGAACCCGGCATCTAAAGGGCGAAAAACCAGCTTCTTACTGgcatctgctgcggacagtgaggatGCCAGTAATTGATTTAAATGCACTAGGTCTCGCTGAAGAGACCCTGGACATTTAAgccgcaattcttattttggccagctggtggcaggccaacataagatatTCACAATTTTGAACATTAAATGGATGTAAAAAATCCCCGATTGTTCAgacttaaaaacttttttttttactttttaggctcaaatatgagcttcaaaataataccaaaaacataaaaaaacttaaattaaaaataaatataaaagtttaaatcgccccccACTTCCATAGAAAAAAAAGGCttacacctcatcataaattaagtgcatcctcctGCAGTCCATGTGCCTGTAATGAAATCCATTTTATTCATCGTTTGactgaaaactggtgtaaataatgATGAATCTGCTGGGGCTGATGGCCTCGCTCTTTCCACTCCCTCTTTTCAGAAACTGGCGAGGAGGGAGTAGAAATGCCAATTGCAACAAAATTTAACAGCAGTggtatttaaaaagttgcaaacctacggtttgtaactttttttattttatatatatttttttaatgctgtttttTGGTGTAGCAGGCATAGTAAATGCTCCCTGTTGTTCCATCAGTGCTGTGTAATGAATGACTCTCTTCTTCCATCTGCAGTGATGCTGTGGTCTCTCAAGTCCTGGATGAATTAGGCCTCAAACTGACTGATGAGCTGTCCAgtgagtatataaatatatatattttatctatcCTTTTACAATGGatcaattaaagggaacctgtcacctcctaaatgcatgtaaacccgccagcagtacctcagggtagcccgcagtgtgatactaatcatacttttcatcctgcagtccgatgctgcataaggtcagaaaacaatcttttatcctccgtccgtgctaatttgcatgtcagcttcaagtcaaggtaaccacgccccctcttgccccttAATTCGGCTTCGCTTTCCGAAGTCTCGCGCACACGCGGTGCCATCTATTTTACTGCGCGATCCCATGCCCTGGCAGTAAAACATTTATTGGAAATCGGTGCACGATGCGGGAGACATGACGATTAGCACCACAAGCCGCACTACGACCGTTTTGCCTTGTGTGACGCTTTCTCAAGGCCTCTGCCGGGAGAGTCATGTGAGATctttaaatgaatgggttctTTAGGGTTGGACCCCCACCTATGAGCTGAGGGGTTTTCACTGGTGCTATGGTGTAACATGACACCACATCTTGGGGGGATCCTCTGGGATTTCAGGTTGCACCATATACTGTCCTTTCATTCTTAAAAGGTCACAAGGTTTTAATTGGTGGGAGTCTGAGTGCAGAAACCTCTATAGACAGggtcggattggccatagaccctacagcgaaatttcccggtgggtcgatgcccagggggccactcaagcTCTTTTGATGGCCGCAggtcaggtacataatgatcaacGACCACAGGTgatctcctgaactcaactgtgatacagttgaatattgtggttggggcagcagtattttgtgctgccctgtggtatttgattccgctggggtggtattctgtgctgcactatggtataggggccctgcctacttgttttgtcccgtcttttgtcaatttggacctacctacaacatggggccattttaagttcccaatccgcccctgcctacCGATCACTAGAACGAGGAGAAAGAACGCCCGTATATCGCACTCTCTTCTCGCTGCAGGAGACAGGctcaatagaagtctatagacccATCTCAGTTCTATCCTCTGCAGCGAGTAGAAAGAGCACAATATACCAGCGATtaggggggtctcagcactcttaACCCattgatcaaaacttttgatatatctCTACATATCACATTTTTATTTGAACTCCGTGACCCTTTAAGTTGATTGACCTGATGCAGCAAATCCCCCAACATCCAGCAGCTACCAACCCATTCTAGCAGATACAGTATGATCTTTGTAGGCATTAGATTTTGCAGCATGGCGCTTTACTTGCATTACTTTTAAAATTTGTGTTCTGAAGGATTTACATAAGTAATCATTGTCTTCTTCATGTGATAAGTTGGGGACAACCCCTGTCCATATATCCTATAAGGGGCATATGTGTTTCATAGTTAGACCCTCCACTGTTAGCCAGCTGCAACAAAGGCCATCTCTTACTCTCCAGGACCTGCTGTAACCATGTATTGATTTCAGTAATAAAAACAATATTTCCAGTCCGTAGTTCGATGGAATATGCAGCGAGTCTCCAAAGTGTTGTGGGTTCAATTCACACAAAGCGTTAATGGGTAAATGAGACCGCGCGTGTTTCAATCCTCCCAAATACAGGTATGATCACCCTCACCACGCCAAGGAGAAACCAGGGTCCACAGACGTCCGTTGCTTTAAAACATCCTGTGGAACATCAAAGTGCGCTAATAGTGAAGCACCATTATTTTGATCTTAATAAAACTGCGCTGTTATACTCACAAGTGCATGCAGGTTACAGGCACATCAAGTGAATTCAAGTCTCCTTTTGTCTTTAATATCAGCTCAAACGATATATCATCCTAGGAAAAAGGTTGCTTCCATAGTGAAATACCATCAATCACTGTATATAAAAGaggtttattgtactcacaagcgTCTTTAAAAACAAGCGTTTACGGCCCGAGTCCCGCGTCCTCAAACGGCCCGAGTCCCGCGTCCTCAAACGGCCCGAGTCCCGCGTCCTCAAACGGCCCGAGTCCCGCGTCCTCAAACGGCCCGAGTCCCGCGTCCTCAAACGGCCCGAGTCCCGCGTCCTCAAACGGCCCGAGTCCCGCGTCCTCAAACGGCCCGAGTCCCGCGTCCTCAAACGGCCCGAGTCCCGCGTCCTCAAACGGCCCGAGTCCCGCGTCCTCAAACGGCCCGAGTCCCGCGTCCTCAAACGGCCCGAGTCCCGCGTCCTCAAACGGCCCGAGTCCCGCGTCCTCAAACGGCCCGAGTCCCGCGTCCTCAAACGGCCCGAGTCCCGCGTCCTCAAACGGCCCGAGTCCCGCGTCCTCAAACGGCCCGAGTCCCGCGTCCTCAAACGGCCCGAGTCCCGCGTCCTCAAACGGCCCGAGTCCCGCGTCCTCAAACGGCCCGAGTCCCGCGTCCTCAAACGGCCCGAGTCCCGCGTCCTCAAACGGCCCGAGTCCCGCGTCCTCAAACGGCCCGAGTCCCGCGTCCTCAAACGGCCCGAGTCCCTGTTTGAGGATGCGGGACTTATGTTGTAAACACTTGTTTTTAAAGAcgcttgtgagtacaataaacctCTTTTATATACAGTGATTAATGAtaaatggtattacttaccggtaatttgattttacagagcccatgacagcaccaccggagagaggaggatccgccccacagagacaggaaacctgcagaataaaacgggCGGGCATACTCCTCCTCGTCAGTGAGTTTTCCAAGTATCTGAGGAAGGCCGCCACATGAGTTAGACATGCAATTTGTATACAGGGAACatatatatattcctttttttttttttttttatataaatttattatatatatttttttttttttctgcacaccCGTGTAATAAAGAAGAACCACCAGGGAGGGAAAcccagggtgctgtcatgggctctgtaaaatcaaattaccggtaagtaataccattttttcctatcgcccatgacagcaccaccggagattTACTAGAGTAATCCATAAGGGTGGGAAGTAGAAAGAAGAACCCCTTTACCAAAGGAAGGATCACCAGAAGAGTTCAAGTCCAACCTATAGTGCCTAAAAAAGGTCAAAGGGGAAGACCAGGTTGCTGCCTCACAAATTTTCTCCATTGGAACAGAAGACCTCTCAGCCCAGGAGGCAGCCACTGCCCTGGTTGAGTGGGCCCTTAGGCTCCCTGGGGGAGACAATCCTGATGAAAGGTAGGATAAGGAGATGGCTGACACGACCCACCGAGATATAGAACTCTTTGAGGCAGCAGAACCTTTGTTTCTCCCTTGAAACTGTAAGAAGAGTGAGGAAGATTTCCGCCAGGAAGAAGTAGAGGACAGATAGGCCAAAAGGGCTCTCTTGACATCCAGACAGTGgagagattcttcttcctcagaggaaGGATTTTGACAGAGAGTGGGAAGAACAATCTCCTGAGAGCGGTGGAATTTGGAGGcgacttttggaagaaaagccgGGTCAGGACGGATGATAACCTTGTCCTCTAAAATCAAGGTATACGGAGGGTTGATGGAGATGGCCTGGATCTCCCCAATCCTCCGAGCAGAAGTCAAGGCTATCAGAACAGATAACTTTAGGGTAAGGTGCTTAATCGAAATAGAATCAATGGGCTCAAAGGGAGGCCCAGACAAAGCCTTTAATACCACCTCTAGACTCCAGGGGGGGGCTTTTGGAACTACCACCAGGGAAGACCTCTCCACAGCCCTAAAAAACCTGGCAACCCAAGGGCTACTAGCTATGTTCTGATTAAACAGAatcgacagggcagagacctgaaCTCTCAGGGTACTGACTGATAGACCCATCTATAAACCTTTCTGGAGAAACTCAAGAATAGAAAGCAAGGGAGCAACCCTAGGTAGGCTCCTTAACTGGATCTGGGCAAAATTTAAGAATTTGTGCCAAACTCTACTATAGATCTTTATAGTAACCTCCTTTTTACTTTTTAGCAGGGTAGAAACCAAGGCATTAGAGAACCCTTCCTTCTCTAATAACCACCTTTCAAAATCCAGGCCGTTAAATGTAGGCTGTCTACAGCTGGATGTCTCACTGGTCCCTGGCTCAGAAGGCCCCGGACTGTCGGAAGCACCCAGGGATCGGCGATCGACATGGTTCGGAGTCCCGTGAACCAGGACCTCCTGGGCCAGAAGGGCGCAATCAGGATTACTGTGGCCCGCTCTTCCCTGATTTTCCGTAAAACTCGGGGAATCAGGGGAAGAGGGGGAAATGCATAAGCCAGGCGGAAATTCCAATCCTGTGTCAGGGCGTCTATCCCACAGGGGGATCCCGCTCTGCTTAGGGAATAGAACCTGGCCACCTTCTTGTTTGAATACGTGGCAAACAAGTCGATTTCGGGAATTCCCCAGAGATCTACTATCTTCTGGAAAATAATGGGGTCTAGGGACCATTCCCCCTGGGACAAGGTATGGCGGCTCAGAAAATCTGCCTGTCTGTTCTCTACCCCTCTGATGTGGACTGCTGAAATCGAGGTGCATTTCCCTTCTGCTAGACTCAGGGTGACATAGGCTTCCTCCATAAGAGCCCTGCATCTTGTCCCTCCCTGCCTGTTCAAATAGGAGACTACAGTCCTGTTGTCTGAAAGGATCCTCAGGTCCTTCCCTTTTATCTTCGGAAGGGAGGCCTTCATCGCAAGGCCGACCGCCATCaattctttcaggttggaggactCTACCTTTTGTAGGGGGTCCCAACGACCCTGGAAGGAGGTTCCTTGAATGTGGGCACCCCACCCCCACGGGCTTGCATCTGTAGTCAGGCACACCAATCTTCCTGTCTTCCACGGGATCCCCTGGACGAGATTTTCCGTATCCAGCCACCATGATAGTTTCTGTAAGGTCTGGACTGAGATCTTCATTTTCGCATTCAAGGACCGGCTTTCTTTCCAAGCAGACAGGACTTCCCACTGTAAGGCTCTGGAG is a genomic window of Bufo bufo chromosome 1, aBufBuf1.1, whole genome shotgun sequence containing:
- the CHMP2A gene encoding charged multivesicular body protein 2a, encoding MDFLFGRRKTPEEMLRQNQRALTRAMRELDREKQKLEQQEKKIIADIKKMAKQGQMDAVKIMAKDLVRTRRYVKKFILMKANIQAVSLKIQTLKSNNSMAQAMKGVTKAMATMNRQLKLPQIQKIMMEFEKQSEIMDMKEEMMNDAIDDAMGDEDDEEETDAVVSQVLDELGLKLTDELSNLPSTGGSLSVAGAKKGEPTAALADADADLEERLNNLRRD